From a single Lytechinus variegatus isolate NC3 chromosome 9, Lvar_3.0, whole genome shotgun sequence genomic region:
- the LOC121421011 gene encoding rho guanine nucleotide exchange factor 39-like isoform X2 gives MSTTGDKRKKDSIGASSKRKKIRKSLSWRESKEAIKQDLEKFFQERFSRGDKMERKREKVVTEIFASERRYLEQLDIIITHFIKPLRQSRIVPENDIRIMFGDITAIQAINKELLAHMEEMSIGEAFLQLAPYIKLYSTYANNFEKAIDLLQEWESKAANFVRFLRETEKKDKCRSLSLHALLITPIQRVPRYKLLLKQLLDHTPSSHQDYTKIKDALQNISEVTHGINEYIREHENFQKMLDIQNSIGGKAPKLIIPGRKFIKEGPLMKVTKNGSGSHERMFFLFSDILIYAKHNMSLERPLLAKPYTCSSVIKLEDCKVDLVLGEQKIDGAGALFKLSYNEDHLLLYSTDNAEALSWIDKLQGAIETHKRNRASLRTPSVLEKRKEEAFTRDAGRTPFRASMRIRNIRRKHQLASDMVSQGTSPSVTNKDLLYPMRKDILKMSDKKAGSSRRSVSSPPLIRRSASRRYPLRHHATPQPIAPPRHRGVSKRPKSLPPQLSKKKVRRLQHQGPRPLNKKKAVDPEMTVYEDALGHDEVGHEDNHDNTLYQTAIAEEETHTEIYPLTPSKERTTSYRRGEQFLQEMPPLTPAQNGESQCIIL, from the exons ATGTCCACGACAGgagataaaagaaagaaggacaGTATAGGAGCCAGCTCgaagagaaagaaga TTCGGAAGTCGCTAAGCTGGCGGGAGAGTAAGGAGGCCATCAAACAGGATTTAGAGAAATTCTTCCAGGAGAGGTTCTCAAGAGGTGATAAGATGGAGCGCAAACGAGAGAAGGTTGTAACCGAGATCTTCGCTTCGGAAAGGCGCTACCTGGAACAGCTGGATATCATTATCACT CATTTCATAAAACCACTGAGACAATCACGTATAGTGCCCGAGAACGACATCCGTATCATGTTCGGGGACATCACCGCCATCCAAGCAATCAACAAAGAACTCTTAGCTCACATGGAAGAAATGAGTATCGGAGAGGCGTTCCTGCAGCTCGCACCATACATCAAGCTTTACTCCACCTATGCTAATAACTTTGAGAAGGCCATTGACCTTTTGCAG GAATGGGAAAGCAAGGCCGCTAACTTTGTAAGGTTTCTACGAGAGACGGAGAAGAAAGATAAATGCCGAAGTCTGTCTTTGCACGCTCTTCTCATCACGCCGATCCAAAGAGTTCcaag ATACAAACTTTTACTCAAGCAACTCTTAGACCACACCCCATCCAGCCACCAGGACTACACAAAAATAAAAG ATGCCCTTCAAAACATCTCAGAAGTAACTCATGGCATCAATGAATATATCAGAGAACATGAGAACTTTCAGAAGATGCTGGATATCCAGAATTCCATCGGTGGCAAGGCTCCTAAACTCATCATTCCTGGCCGGAAATTCATCAAAGAGGGACCGTTAATGAAG GTCACTAAGAATGGGTCTGGTTCCCACGAACGCatgttcttcctcttctccgACATCTTGATCTATGCCAAGCATAACATGAGCCTAGAGCGTCCTCTGTTGGCCAAGCCTTACACATGTTCGTCTGTGATCAAGCTTGAGGATTGTAAGGTGGACCTCGTCCTTGGTGAGCAGAAAATAGACGGAGCAGGGGCCCTATTCAAG CTTTCATACAATGAGGATCATCTTCTGTTATACTCCACCGACAACGCTGAAGCTTTATCCTGGATCGACAAACTTCAAGGCGCAATCGAAACCCACAAGAGAAACCGCGCCTCTCTGAGAACGCCTTCTGTCCTGGAGAAACGCAAAGAGGAGGCATTCACACGTGACGCTGGTCGGACGCCGTTCAGAGCGAGCATGAGAATTCGCAATATCCGTAGGAAACATCAACTCGCCAGCGACATGGTCTCTCAG gGGACATCTCCTTCAGTGACAAATAAAGACCTTCTTTACCCCATGAGGAAAGACATCCTGAAAATGAGCGACAAGAAG GCTGGTAGCTCAAGGAGATCAGTATCATCGCCACCCTTGATACGGAGAAGTGCCTCTAGACGATATCCTCTGAGACACCATGCAACACCGCAACCAATAGCACCACCAAGGCACAGGGGAGTCTCCAAACGACCCAAGTCTCTTCCTCCTCAGCTGTCCAAGAAGAAAGTCAGGAGACTCCAACATCAAGGACCACGCCCACTCAACAAGAAGAAAGCAGTA GATCCTGAAATGACCGTTTATGAAGATGCCCTTGGTCACGATGAGGTAGGGCACGAAGACAATCACGATAACACCCTCTACCAGACGGCCATCGCTGAAGAGGAAACACATACCGAGATCTACCCTTTGACCCCGAGCAAGGAACGTACCACGAGCTACCGTAGGGGGGAACAGTTTCTACAAGAGATGCCACCCCTCACACCGGCTCAAAATGGAGAAAGTCAGTGTATAATTCTATGA
- the LOC121421011 gene encoding rho guanine nucleotide exchange factor 39-like isoform X1 — protein MPSDKVLMSTTGDKRKKDSIGASSKRKKIRKSLSWRESKEAIKQDLEKFFQERFSRGDKMERKREKVVTEIFASERRYLEQLDIIITHFIKPLRQSRIVPENDIRIMFGDITAIQAINKELLAHMEEMSIGEAFLQLAPYIKLYSTYANNFEKAIDLLQEWESKAANFVRFLRETEKKDKCRSLSLHALLITPIQRVPRYKLLLKQLLDHTPSSHQDYTKIKDALQNISEVTHGINEYIREHENFQKMLDIQNSIGGKAPKLIIPGRKFIKEGPLMKVTKNGSGSHERMFFLFSDILIYAKHNMSLERPLLAKPYTCSSVIKLEDCKVDLVLGEQKIDGAGALFKLSYNEDHLLLYSTDNAEALSWIDKLQGAIETHKRNRASLRTPSVLEKRKEEAFTRDAGRTPFRASMRIRNIRRKHQLASDMVSQGTSPSVTNKDLLYPMRKDILKMSDKKAGSSRRSVSSPPLIRRSASRRYPLRHHATPQPIAPPRHRGVSKRPKSLPPQLSKKKVRRLQHQGPRPLNKKKAVDPEMTVYEDALGHDEVGHEDNHDNTLYQTAIAEEETHTEIYPLTPSKERTTSYRRGEQFLQEMPPLTPAQNGESQCIIL, from the exons ATGCCAAGTG ACAAGGTACTAATGTCCACGACAGgagataaaagaaagaaggacaGTATAGGAGCCAGCTCgaagagaaagaaga TTCGGAAGTCGCTAAGCTGGCGGGAGAGTAAGGAGGCCATCAAACAGGATTTAGAGAAATTCTTCCAGGAGAGGTTCTCAAGAGGTGATAAGATGGAGCGCAAACGAGAGAAGGTTGTAACCGAGATCTTCGCTTCGGAAAGGCGCTACCTGGAACAGCTGGATATCATTATCACT CATTTCATAAAACCACTGAGACAATCACGTATAGTGCCCGAGAACGACATCCGTATCATGTTCGGGGACATCACCGCCATCCAAGCAATCAACAAAGAACTCTTAGCTCACATGGAAGAAATGAGTATCGGAGAGGCGTTCCTGCAGCTCGCACCATACATCAAGCTTTACTCCACCTATGCTAATAACTTTGAGAAGGCCATTGACCTTTTGCAG GAATGGGAAAGCAAGGCCGCTAACTTTGTAAGGTTTCTACGAGAGACGGAGAAGAAAGATAAATGCCGAAGTCTGTCTTTGCACGCTCTTCTCATCACGCCGATCCAAAGAGTTCcaag ATACAAACTTTTACTCAAGCAACTCTTAGACCACACCCCATCCAGCCACCAGGACTACACAAAAATAAAAG ATGCCCTTCAAAACATCTCAGAAGTAACTCATGGCATCAATGAATATATCAGAGAACATGAGAACTTTCAGAAGATGCTGGATATCCAGAATTCCATCGGTGGCAAGGCTCCTAAACTCATCATTCCTGGCCGGAAATTCATCAAAGAGGGACCGTTAATGAAG GTCACTAAGAATGGGTCTGGTTCCCACGAACGCatgttcttcctcttctccgACATCTTGATCTATGCCAAGCATAACATGAGCCTAGAGCGTCCTCTGTTGGCCAAGCCTTACACATGTTCGTCTGTGATCAAGCTTGAGGATTGTAAGGTGGACCTCGTCCTTGGTGAGCAGAAAATAGACGGAGCAGGGGCCCTATTCAAG CTTTCATACAATGAGGATCATCTTCTGTTATACTCCACCGACAACGCTGAAGCTTTATCCTGGATCGACAAACTTCAAGGCGCAATCGAAACCCACAAGAGAAACCGCGCCTCTCTGAGAACGCCTTCTGTCCTGGAGAAACGCAAAGAGGAGGCATTCACACGTGACGCTGGTCGGACGCCGTTCAGAGCGAGCATGAGAATTCGCAATATCCGTAGGAAACATCAACTCGCCAGCGACATGGTCTCTCAG gGGACATCTCCTTCAGTGACAAATAAAGACCTTCTTTACCCCATGAGGAAAGACATCCTGAAAATGAGCGACAAGAAG GCTGGTAGCTCAAGGAGATCAGTATCATCGCCACCCTTGATACGGAGAAGTGCCTCTAGACGATATCCTCTGAGACACCATGCAACACCGCAACCAATAGCACCACCAAGGCACAGGGGAGTCTCCAAACGACCCAAGTCTCTTCCTCCTCAGCTGTCCAAGAAGAAAGTCAGGAGACTCCAACATCAAGGACCACGCCCACTCAACAAGAAGAAAGCAGTA GATCCTGAAATGACCGTTTATGAAGATGCCCTTGGTCACGATGAGGTAGGGCACGAAGACAATCACGATAACACCCTCTACCAGACGGCCATCGCTGAAGAGGAAACACATACCGAGATCTACCCTTTGACCCCGAGCAAGGAACGTACCACGAGCTACCGTAGGGGGGAACAGTTTCTACAAGAGATGCCACCCCTCACACCGGCTCAAAATGGAGAAAGTCAGTGTATAATTCTATGA